The following are encoded in a window of Solidesulfovibrio magneticus RS-1 genomic DNA:
- a CDS encoding DUF362 domain-containing protein, with amino-acid sequence MTLPQKPAVTGGGTDPGAPDLRQGLDRRQFLRRLAGASILAVAAGGLGAALYDPKGPAGMAGGKVLASLGDFRAAAPPPGKPRLATVHGADRKAMFDLGVKALGGMEAFVSRGDVVLLKVNAAFASPAILGATTHPDLLAAAVEACRAAGAARVVVTDNPINSPESCFEVSGLAGAARSSGATILLPRPALFSPLTLPGGRLLTDWPVLAGAFAGVTKVIALSPVKDHQRAGASMSLKNFYGLLGGRRNIFHQDINGVIAELGQLLRPTLVVLDGVSAMMANGPTGGSLADLKATNTMIFSADPVAADTLGVALLGRTPDDLPYLALAQAAGVGTMDVASLAPVTMTLDKAAE; translated from the coding sequence ATGACTTTGCCGCAAAAGCCCGCCGTCACCGGTGGCGGTACCGATCCAGGCGCGCCCGACCTGCGCCAGGGGCTTGATCGCCGGCAATTCTTGCGCCGGCTGGCCGGGGCGTCGATCTTGGCCGTGGCCGCCGGGGGCCTTGGCGCGGCTCTCTACGATCCCAAGGGGCCGGCGGGGATGGCCGGGGGCAAGGTGCTGGCCAGTCTGGGCGATTTCCGCGCCGCCGCACCGCCCCCCGGCAAGCCCCGGCTGGCCACGGTCCACGGCGCGGACCGCAAGGCCATGTTCGATCTTGGCGTCAAGGCCCTGGGCGGTATGGAGGCCTTCGTCTCCCGGGGCGACGTGGTGCTGCTCAAGGTCAACGCCGCCTTTGCCTCGCCGGCCATCCTCGGGGCCACAACCCACCCGGATTTGCTCGCCGCCGCCGTGGAGGCCTGCCGGGCAGCCGGGGCGGCCCGGGTGGTCGTTACCGACAATCCCATCAATAGCCCGGAAAGCTGTTTCGAGGTCTCGGGACTGGCCGGCGCGGCGCGAAGCTCCGGCGCGACCATCCTCCTGCCTCGGCCGGCCCTGTTTTCGCCCCTGACCCTGCCCGGCGGCCGGCTCCTCACGGACTGGCCGGTCCTGGCCGGAGCCTTTGCCGGCGTCACCAAGGTCATCGCGCTCTCGCCGGTCAAGGACCACCAGCGGGCCGGGGCCTCCATGAGCCTCAAAAATTTCTACGGCCTCCTGGGCGGGCGGCGAAACATCTTCCACCAGGACATAAACGGCGTCATCGCCGAGTTGGGCCAGCTCCTGCGCCCGACCCTGGTCGTGCTTGACGGCGTGAGCGCCATGATGGCCAACGGCCCCACCGGCGGCTCCCTGGCCGATCTCAAGGCCACCAATACGATGATTTTCTCCGCCGACCCCGTGGCCGCCGACACGCTCGGCGTGGCCCTCTTGGGACGAACGCCGGACGATCTGCCCTATCTGGCCCTGGCCCAGGCGGCCGGGGTGGGCACCATGGACGTGGCCTCCCTG
- a CDS encoding DUF6599 family protein, which translates to MAARRKHVSRQERRTAWGVLTVLTAIVVWLGLAQSRLNPAVLVALSPPPPPGVAASQASGRSFADAAWLESLPGALPAGPVESYDPETLSDRIDGKAELYLAANFQEMSIRPFRLPDGTRLEVAVYTQATPTDAFAVLSSQRRPGARPSPVSPDAYATENALYFTKGNRYVEMTADRAEAATGPALAALAQKLAEALPAGDAAAAGQGAARDVKGLFPDEGLMPGSVRLAASDAMGLEGFSNVYTAEYALPAGPATAFLAERDTAEAAAADARAFAGFLKQNGYAATPPPAEAKLPAGAVVLGTEGSFEILWTQGRLLAGVHDAVNLEAAVELTARLAASLKDVTP; encoded by the coding sequence ATGGCGGCAAGACGCAAACATGTTTCGCGGCAGGAGCGCAGGACGGCCTGGGGCGTGTTGACGGTCCTTACCGCCATCGTCGTCTGGCTGGGGCTGGCCCAATCGCGCCTGAACCCCGCCGTGTTGGTGGCGCTGAGTCCGCCCCCTCCGCCGGGCGTAGCCGCTTCCCAAGCTTCGGGCCGGAGCTTTGCCGACGCCGCCTGGCTGGAGAGCCTGCCCGGAGCCCTGCCGGCCGGGCCGGTGGAAAGCTATGACCCCGAAACCCTATCCGATCGCATCGACGGCAAGGCCGAGCTGTATCTCGCCGCCAATTTTCAGGAAATGTCTATACGACCTTTTAGGCTGCCCGATGGGACGCGTCTGGAGGTCGCCGTCTACACCCAGGCCACGCCCACCGACGCCTTTGCCGTCTTAAGCTCCCAGCGCCGGCCTGGGGCCAGGCCCAGCCCGGTCTCCCCGGACGCCTACGCCACGGAAAATGCCCTCTATTTCACCAAGGGCAACCGCTACGTGGAAATGACGGCCGACCGGGCTGAGGCGGCCACCGGACCGGCCCTGGCCGCCCTGGCCCAGAAACTGGCCGAGGCCCTGCCGGCGGGCGATGCCGCCGCAGCCGGGCAGGGGGCTGCCCGAGACGTCAAGGGGCTGTTTCCGGACGAGGGCTTGATGCCCGGCAGCGTGCGGCTGGCCGCTTCGGACGCTATGGGCCTGGAAGGTTTTTCCAACGTCTACACGGCCGAGTACGCCTTGCCGGCCGGTCCGGCCACGGCCTTTCTGGCCGAGCGCGACACGGCCGAGGCGGCCGCCGCCGACGCCCGGGCCTTTGCCGGTTTCCTCAAGCAAAACGGCTACGCCGCCACGCCGCCTCCGGCCGAGGCCAAGCTGCCGGCCGGAGCCGTGGTGCTGGGGACCGAGGGTTCCTTTGAGATTCTCTGGACACAAGGCCGGCTCCTGGCCGGCGTCCACGACGCCGTCAACCTGGAGGCCGCCGTGGAATTGACTGCCAGGCTGGCGGCCAGCCTCAAGGACGTGACGCCATGA